A genome region from Glycine max cultivar Williams 82 chromosome 5, Glycine_max_v4.0, whole genome shotgun sequence includes the following:
- the LOC100817884 gene encoding 3-ketoacyl-CoA synthase 11 — protein sequence MTDTKPDTPLTASSSRNLPDFKKSVKLKYVKLGYHYLITHGMYLCLSPLVVLIAAQLSTFSLQDLYDLWEHLQYNLISVILCSTLLVFLSTLYFLTRPRPVFLVNFSCYKPEESRKCAKRIFIDQSRLTGSFTEENLEFQRKILERSGLGENTYLPEAVLNIPPNPSMKEARKEAEAVMFGAIDELLAKTSVKPKDIGILIVNCSLFNPTPSLSAMIVNHYKLRGNIKSYNLGGMGCSAGLISIDLAKDLLQANPNSYALVISMENITLNWYFGNDRSKLVSNCLFRMGGAAVLLSNKSSDRRRSKYRLVTTVRTHKGADDKCFSCVTQEEDANGKVGVTLSKDLMAVAGDALKTNITTLGPLVLPTSEQLLFFATLVAKKIFKMKIKPYIPDFKLAFEHFCIHAGGRAVLDELEKNLQLSPWHMEPSRMTLYRFGNTSSSSLWYELAYTEAKGRIKRGDRTWQIAFGSGFKCNSAVWKALRTINPSKEKSPWIDEIDQFPVDVPRVSSI from the coding sequence ATGACAGATACAAAGCCAGATACACCCTTAACGGCATCTTCATCGCGAAACCTTCCTGATTTCAAGAAGTCTGTTAAGTTGAAGTATGTCAAGCTTGGTTATCATTACCTCATCACCCATGGAATGTACCTTTGCCTTTCCCCCCTTGTCGTATTGATTGCAGCCCAGCTTTCCACCTTCTCCCTCCAAGACTTGTATGATCTTTGGGAGCATCTACAATACAACTTGATATCTGTTATTCTTTGCTCAACTCTCCTTGTTTTCCTGTCCACCCTCTACTTTCTAACTCGTCCTCGACCAGTGTTCCTTGTCAATTTCTCCTGTTACAAGCCTGAAGAATCTCGGAAGTGTGCGAAAAGGATATTTATTGATCAGTCCCGGTTGACCGGTTCGTTCACAGAGGAAAATCTTGAATTCCAGCGGAAGATTCTTGAGAGATCTGGCCTTGGGGAGAACACTTACCTTCCTGAGGCTGTCCTCAACATTCCTCCCAACCCTTCAATGAAAGAAGCTAGAAAAGAAGCCGAGGCTGTGATGTTTGGTGCCATTGATGAACTATTAGCTAAAACCTCTGTAAAGCCTAAAGACATTGGAATTCTGATTGTAAATTGTAGTCTGTTCAACCCTACTCCATCACTTTCGGCAATGATTGTCAATCATTACAAGCTGCGGGGAAATATAAAGAGCTACAACCTTGGTGGGATGGGTTGCAGTGCAGGGCTGATCTCAATTGATCTTGCTAAAGATCTTCTCCAAGCCAATCCCAACTCCTATGCATTGGTCATTAGCATGGAGAATATCACGTTGAATTGGTATTTTGGAAACGATCGGTCAAAGCTTGTCTCTAATTGTTTGTTTCGCATGGGAGGAGCTGCAGTTCTGCTCTCCAATAAAAGCTCGGATAGAAGAAGATCCAAATACCGATTGGTCACCACGGTTCGCACTCATAAGGGTGCTGATGACAAGTGCTTTAGCTGTGTAACCCAAGAAGAAGATGCCAATGGCAAGGTTGGTGTTACTTTGTCAAAAGATCTGATGGCTGTTGCTGGTGATGCTTTGAAAACCAATATCACTACACTGGGGCCTCTCGTACTTCCAACATCTGAACAACTGCTATTCTTTGCCACGTTAGTTGCAAAAAAGATTTTCAAGATGAAGATCAAACCTTATATTCCAGATTTCAAGCTAGCTTTTGAACATTTTTGCATCCATGCTGGTGGTAGAGCTGTTTTGGATGAACTGGAGAAAAACTTGCAGCTATCTCCTTGGCATATGGAGCCTTCAAGGATGACGCTCTATCGTTTTGGAAACACCTCCAGCAGTTCACTTTGGTATGAACTGGCTTACACTGAAGCCAAAGGGAGGATCAAAAGGGGAGATAGAACATGGCAAATTGCATTTGGTTCTGGATTCAAGTGTAACAGTGCAGTGTGGAAGGCTCTCAGGACCATCAACCCTTCTAAGGAGAAGAGTCCTTGGATTGATGAGATTGACCAGTTTCCAGTCGATGTTCCTAGGGTATCTTCCATTTaa
- the LOC100500399 gene encoding uncharacterized protein LOC100500399: MSFTSKVIALWCKKHGNDDGVDVYDAPAATACIEGNVCNWHGDFVSFVPVALVEGDDDDDDGGYDYAPAA; encoded by the coding sequence ATGTCATTCACTTCCAAGGTCATTGCTCTGTGGTGCAAGAAACATGGGAATGATGATGGTGTCGATGTGTATGATGCTCCTGCTGCCACTGCTTGCATTGAAGGAAATGTTTGCAATTGGCATGGAGATTTTGTAAGTTTTGTCCCAGTTGCATTGGTGGAGGGTGACGATGACGACGATGACGGAGGTTATGACTACGCTCCCGCAGCATAA